A genomic window from Bdellovibrio sp. SKB1291214 includes:
- the pyk gene encoding pyruvate kinase — protein MLADRRAKIVATIGPSTRDEKNLEKAIKAGMNVARLNFSHGTHEDHLKVIHSLRKLSKDLKAPVTILQDLQGPKVRVGKLEGGKLEIKPGDKFTFTTEPILGRPGLIPSDFKELPLACTPGTRILLDDGLMQVEVLQVRGEEVDVVVIDGGILKDRKGMNLPGVNLPVDPMTPKDLEDLEFGIANKVDYIALSFVRHARDIRKLREIIEARGSQAKIVAKIEMIEAIENLEEICRLSDAVMVARGDLAVEVGQSRLPGFQKRIINVCNQLGRPVITATQMLESMIENPRPTRAEITDVANAVLDGSDALMLSAESASGKNPFKAIRTMHEIILEVERNEEEYYKISLDSEFLSTPAAIAASASLSALKLNATAIICLTSTGKTASIISSFRPKARIISVTQHHEVLNSQELSWGIQTHAIKPYKNMEDILSEVDRLLVTHGLSKTGDKVIVTLGQPISSGVKTNSLYVHTVGAESLTKLPDAELPLRCQNDPLID, from the coding sequence ATGTTAGCAGACCGACGAGCAAAGATTGTAGCGACTATTGGTCCTTCAACTCGTGATGAAAAAAATCTAGAAAAAGCAATTAAGGCGGGCATGAACGTGGCTCGCCTTAACTTTTCCCACGGAACCCATGAAGATCACCTTAAAGTGATCCACTCCCTTCGCAAGCTGTCTAAAGACCTTAAGGCTCCCGTGACGATCCTTCAAGATCTTCAAGGACCTAAAGTGCGTGTGGGTAAACTTGAGGGCGGTAAGCTTGAGATCAAGCCCGGCGACAAGTTTACATTCACAACAGAACCTATTTTGGGTCGACCAGGCTTGATTCCATCAGACTTTAAAGAACTTCCGCTAGCTTGTACTCCCGGCACGCGCATCCTTTTGGATGACGGCTTGATGCAAGTTGAAGTTTTGCAAGTGCGTGGTGAAGAGGTTGATGTTGTTGTTATCGACGGTGGTATTTTGAAGGATCGCAAAGGCATGAATTTGCCAGGCGTGAATTTGCCGGTTGATCCGATGACTCCTAAAGACTTGGAAGATCTTGAATTTGGTATCGCGAACAAAGTTGATTATATCGCTTTGAGTTTCGTGCGCCACGCTCGTGATATTCGTAAGCTTCGTGAAATTATCGAAGCTCGCGGTTCGCAAGCTAAAATTGTTGCTAAGATCGAAATGATTGAAGCCATTGAAAACTTGGAAGAGATTTGCCGATTGTCTGACGCTGTCATGGTTGCGCGCGGTGACTTGGCAGTTGAAGTCGGTCAAAGTCGTCTGCCTGGTTTCCAAAAGCGCATCATCAATGTTTGTAACCAGTTGGGTCGTCCGGTTATCACGGCTACTCAAATGCTTGAGAGTATGATTGAAAATCCTCGTCCAACGCGCGCAGAGATCACTGACGTTGCCAATGCGGTTTTGGATGGTTCTGATGCCTTGATGCTTTCTGCAGAGTCTGCAAGCGGCAAGAATCCGTTTAAAGCGATTCGCACTATGCATGAGATCATATTGGAAGTTGAGCGTAACGAAGAGGAATACTACAAAATTTCTTTGGATAGCGAATTCCTAAGCACGCCGGCGGCAATCGCAGCTAGTGCTTCGTTGAGTGCGTTGAAACTAAATGCGACGGCGATTATCTGCTTAACTAGCACCGGTAAAACAGCCAGCATTATTTCTTCATTCCGTCCAAAGGCTCGCATCATTTCTGTAACTCAGCACCATGAGGTGTTGAATTCTCAAGAATTGAGCTGGGGTATCCAAACACATGCAATCAAACCTTACAAAAACATGGAAGACATCTTGTCTGAAGTGGATCGTTTGCTCGTGACGCATGGTTTGTCTAAAACGGGTGATAAAGTTATTGTTACTTTGGGTCAGCCTATTTCAAGTGGTGTTAAAACAAACTCTCTATACGTTCACACAGTGGGCGCTGAGAGCTTGACGAAGCTACCTGATGCAGAGTTGCCACTTCGCTGTCAAAACGATCCTTTAATCGATTAA
- a CDS encoding Crp/Fnr family transcriptional regulator, with the protein MQHSLGKDLHVAEAKKLAKDTYLFREGDAADAMYILKTGLLAVTKTKGQSEVMLAEINPGSMVGEMGLFDNKPRSANVKAIKETEVIALPYDSLNKQLDQLPVWVRAILKNLNETIRESNKKIKQLETANADEERFPPHVINKLMSIFNFVCLKYGKPEATGVSISSGLLRNYTIQIFQEATNKMQAITTALAELGYVTIEDRGDGFQKITNLKPAELFAFVDWYNDWLFRQEKDRKEPLTEKECTVLGALILFAKKVETDKKGFNKVDLGNLQNESVKEVGTLIKPEDVNTLIDKKYLGDKVMDGPTVFAMVEIPVVEPLAANWSMVNNLKRKLR; encoded by the coding sequence ATGCAACATTCTCTCGGGAAGGATCTGCACGTGGCTGAGGCGAAAAAACTAGCGAAAGATACTTATTTGTTCCGCGAAGGCGACGCCGCTGACGCCATGTACATTCTTAAAACGGGACTGCTGGCTGTCACAAAAACCAAAGGTCAATCCGAAGTCATGCTGGCCGAGATCAATCCCGGCTCCATGGTTGGAGAAATGGGTTTGTTCGATAACAAGCCCCGCAGTGCAAACGTCAAAGCGATCAAAGAAACAGAAGTGATCGCCCTCCCCTATGATTCTTTGAATAAACAGTTGGATCAGTTGCCGGTATGGGTTCGAGCTATTTTAAAAAATCTGAACGAAACCATTCGCGAATCAAATAAAAAAATCAAACAACTCGAAACAGCCAATGCTGACGAAGAACGTTTCCCACCTCACGTTATTAATAAACTGATGTCGATTTTTAACTTCGTGTGTTTGAAATACGGAAAGCCTGAAGCCACAGGTGTTAGTATTTCTTCAGGACTTCTTCGTAACTATACGATTCAGATTTTCCAAGAAGCGACCAACAAAATGCAAGCTATCACAACGGCGCTGGCAGAGCTTGGCTATGTCACCATCGAGGACCGTGGTGACGGTTTTCAAAAAATCACGAACTTAAAACCCGCCGAGCTTTTTGCGTTTGTTGATTGGTACAATGACTGGTTATTCAGACAAGAAAAAGATCGTAAAGAGCCGCTCACAGAAAAAGAATGCACCGTTTTAGGAGCCTTGATCCTGTTTGCAAAAAAAGTAGAAACAGATAAAAAAGGTTTCAATAAAGTGGATCTAGGAAACCTTCAAAACGAGTCTGTGAAAGAAGTCGGCACTTTGATTAAACCAGAAGACGTCAACACATTGATCGATAAAAAATATCTGGGCGACAAAGTCATGGATGGCCCCACAGTGTTTGCAATGGTCGAAATTCCCGTCGTAGAACCCCTCGCTGCAAATTGGTCTATGGTAAACAACCTAAAACGCAAACTCCGCTAA
- a CDS encoding 3-oxoacid CoA-transferase subunit B, with translation MPLSREQIAQRISQEVEDGFCVNLGIGIPTLVANYIPKGMSVMLQSENGLLGMGAFPTEDKVDADLVNAGKQTVTAVPGASFFSSADSFAMIRGGHVDLTVLGAMEVDEQGSIANWMVPGKMVKGMGGAMDLVAGARNVIVAMQHTDKEGNSKLRTKCTLPLTGIKCIKKIVSDFGVIEVTDKGFVLKEYAPDLTPEKVLAATEGKMTIAPDCKAMTF, from the coding sequence ATGCCTTTATCTAGAGAACAAATCGCACAAAGAATTTCCCAAGAAGTCGAAGATGGTTTTTGCGTGAACCTGGGTATTGGCATTCCAACTTTGGTTGCGAACTACATTCCTAAGGGCATGTCCGTTATGTTACAGAGCGAAAACGGTCTTTTGGGTATGGGAGCTTTCCCCACCGAAGACAAAGTGGATGCCGACCTAGTAAATGCTGGTAAGCAAACTGTCACCGCGGTTCCGGGTGCTAGCTTTTTCTCGAGTGCGGACAGCTTTGCCATGATCCGTGGCGGCCACGTGGACTTGACAGTCCTTGGTGCCATGGAAGTCGACGAGCAAGGCTCCATTGCAAACTGGATGGTGCCTGGCAAAATGGTTAAAGGCATGGGCGGCGCAATGGATCTTGTTGCTGGTGCTCGCAATGTGATCGTAGCCATGCAACACACGGACAAAGAAGGAAACTCGAAACTACGCACAAAATGCACTCTGCCTCTAACTGGCATCAAGTGTATCAAGAAAATCGTCAGCGATTTCGGCGTGATCGAAGTAACTGATAAAGGTTTCGTTTTAAAAGAGTACGCTCCAGATTTGACTCCCGAAAAAGTTCTGGCAGCAACAGAGGGCAAAATGACAATTGCCCCCGACTGCAAAGCCATGACTTTCTAG